The genomic region GGCGCACATTGTCAGGTTTAATTGAACAACATTTTGTTGGGATAAGGCATTAGCAAGGACAACCTTGATAAACCAGGGTAAGGCAAGGGTAGTAATTGCCACAATCAGCATACAAATTAAGGCAAAATACAGGTGTAGTTTATGTGGAATGAGGTATCTAATGAGCCGTTTATATAAAATCATCGTTCCTCCTGAAAATAATGTTAAAAATAGCACGCGGATAACGCGGATTTAACGGATTTTCGCTGATTTTTTTCTCTTTTTTCTATCTTCTATCTTATATCCGCGAATATCCGCATCATCAGCGTCATCAGCGTGCTATTATTTTTCATCGTCATTTGTGTAGTGGTTGAATAGTTACCATTATTCTTGAAAAGGCACGAGTGCCTCGAGATAAGTATTGAATGTCCGTGAATCAAATAACACAAATCGAACTTCTCTAATGGAGGTATTCACTTTCAAGAAATCAATGACCGCCTTAAGGGCAATGGGTGCGGCTTTTTCTACCGGATAACCATAGACGCCGGTGCTAATAGATGGAAATGCAATCGAAGAACAGTTATTTGCCACTGCGAGCTTCAGGCTTTCAAGATAACAACTACGGAGTAATTCTGGTTCTCCTTGACTACCACCCTGCCAGATAGGTCCAACCGTATGAATAACATATTTAACGGTGAGATTACCTGCCGTAGTAATCACTGCCTTACCCGTCGGCAGAAGTCCCTGTGCAGAGCGAATCTTCTTACATTCCTCAAGGATAGCACTTCCCCCGACACGATGAATAGCACCATCAACACCGCCGCCGCCCATTAATCCCGGGTTAGCCGCATTAACAATGACATCTGTTGTCTCCTGAGTAATATCCCCTTGAACTAAAGTAAGTATTGAGTTATTAATTTGCTTTTGAGTCATTCATCTCACCTTCACTATTATACTCTAACAGAATTTCGCCGTTTTGTCAACAAACTTTTTATTAAAGAAATTTGCTAAATTTACCGATTATTATAATGTATGGATTCACCAAAGATTATTATAAGAGGGGGTAAGAGGCTTACAGGTAAAGTTAAAATTTCAGGGTCTAAAAATGCCACACTACCTATTTTAGCCGCGACTATTCTTATTCCAGAACCAATTACATTAACAAACTTACCCTCTCTTGTGGACATAGAGACGATGTGTGAGGTATTAAATCTTTTAGGGGCTAATGTTGAGGGGAAAAAAGAGTCAGCAGTTATAAATACCGTTAGTTTAGACCAATATGAAGCCCCTTATGAGCAGGTGCGCAAGATGCGTGCCTCAGCATTAGTTATGGGTGCTTTATTAGCCAGATTTGGTAAGGCGTATGTTCCTTTACCCGGGGGATGCAATATCGGATTGAGACCGATTAATCTTCACTTAGATGGACTAAGCAAATTGGGTGCGGAAATAGTTACGAAAGAAGGATATGTGAAATTATCGGCTAAAAAATTAATTGGCACAGAAATATATCTTGATTTTCCTTCAGTTGGGGCGACGGAAAATTTAATGATGGCGACTTCAATGGCTTGCGGGAAAACAATTATTGATAATGCCGCAAAAGAACCAGAGATTGTAGAACTGGCTAATTTTTTAAATAAAGCCGGCGCCAAAATTGAAGGTGCGGGTTCGGATACGATAAAAGTTACCGGAGTAAA from bacterium harbors:
- the murA gene encoding UDP-N-acetylglucosamine 1-carboxyvinyltransferase translates to MDSPKIIIRGGKRLTGKVKISGSKNATLPILAATILIPEPITLTNLPSLVDIETMCEVLNLLGANVEGKKESAVINTVSLDQYEAPYEQVRKMRASALVMGALLARFGKAYVPLPGGCNIGLRPINLHLDGLSKLGAEIVTKEGYVKLSAKKLIGTEIYLDFPSVGATENLMMATSMACGKTIIDNAAKEPEIVELANFLNKAGAKIEGAGSDTIKVTGVKELKSTSFQIIPDRIETGTYAIAAAITKGDITLEGADFDHLHTVMTKLEEAGVIFEKKDAQMRVYVKKDLMPANIRTMPYPGFPTDLQAQFMTLMSITKGMSMVIESVFENRFMHVSELCRMGADIKVDGHTAIIRGVETLSGAQVNATDLRASAALILAGLVAKGETQLSGIHHLDRGYECMEEKLSRLGAQIKRIAGGKDYD
- a CDS encoding O-acetyl-ADP-ribose deacetylase; its protein translation is MTQKQINNSILTLVQGDITQETTDVIVNAANPGLMGGGGVDGAIHRVGGSAILEECKKIRSAQGLLPTGKAVITTAGNLTVKYVIHTVGPIWQGGSQGEPELLRSCYLESLKLAVANNCSSIAFPSISTGVYGYPVEKAAPIALKAVIDFLKVNTSIREVRFVLFDSRTFNTYLEALVPFQE